In Allomuricauda ruestringensis DSM 13258, the following proteins share a genomic window:
- a CDS encoding DUF6265 family protein gives MKSIALIFLFSTGLVSAQHTMQLSEGESSPKANLEDVSWIEGHWKGEAFGGIAEEIWSAPMGNSMMFVFRMVNDDKVSFYESGHIQQLDDSIILQLKHFDGNLMGWEEKDETIDFKLVKLEPNKVYFEGLTMEKLSSDQMNVWVLIEENGNQEEVLFAYKRVK, from the coding sequence ATGAAATCAATCGCACTTATTTTTTTGTTCAGTACAGGACTTGTTTCTGCGCAACATACCATGCAACTATCCGAAGGTGAATCATCACCCAAAGCTAATCTGGAAGATGTTTCGTGGATTGAGGGCCATTGGAAAGGCGAGGCTTTTGGAGGCATTGCCGAGGAAATATGGAGTGCACCCATGGGCAATTCCATGATGTTCGTATTCCGAATGGTTAACGATGATAAAGTCTCCTTCTACGAATCGGGCCACATTCAACAATTGGACGATTCCATCATACTTCAACTCAAACATTTTGATGGAAACCTGATGGGCTGGGAAGAAAAAGATGAAACCATCGATTTTAAATTGGTGAAACTGGAACCGAACAAGGTATATTTTGAAGGACTCACCATGGAAAAGCTAAGTAGCGACCAAATGAATGTTTGGGTCCTCATTGAAGAGAATGGAAACCAAGAAGAAGTCTTGTTTGCCTACAAAAGAGTAAAGTGA
- a CDS encoding pentapeptide repeat-containing protein, translating to MAESFWLDQEFTKQDYTQTKLPKGDYENCRFVDCLFSKGFLDNQNFVECTFDGCDFTNTNIANTIFNDVTFEECKMVGLQFETCNQLLLSLNFVGCNLSVASFIGMHLPNIQFYDCKLHQTDFSEANLKQAKFPNCDFDNSIFNNTNLEQADFTSAINFNIDPSINQIKKTRFSKDGLIGLLKKYDLVVT from the coding sequence ATGGCTGAATCCTTTTGGTTAGATCAGGAGTTCACAAAACAGGATTATACGCAAACCAAGTTGCCCAAGGGCGATTACGAAAATTGCCGTTTTGTGGACTGCTTGTTCTCCAAAGGGTTTTTGGACAATCAGAATTTTGTGGAATGCACTTTTGACGGGTGCGATTTCACCAACACCAATATTGCAAACACGATTTTTAATGATGTTACCTTTGAGGAATGCAAAATGGTCGGCCTTCAGTTTGAGACCTGTAACCAACTTTTGTTATCACTTAATTTTGTGGGCTGCAATTTATCCGTAGCATCATTTATAGGGATGCATCTCCCCAATATCCAATTTTATGATTGTAAACTCCATCAAACTGACTTTTCCGAGGCCAACTTAAAACAGGCCAAATTCCCTAATTGTGATTTTGACAATTCAATATTTAACAACACAAATCTTGAGCAAGCTGATTTTACTTCAGCCATAAATTTTAACATAGATCCGTCCATCAACCAAATAAAGAAAACCCGTTTCAGCAAGGACGGATTGATCGGTTTGTTAAAAAAGTATGATCTTGTGGTGACCTAA
- a CDS encoding M20/M25/M40 family metallo-hydrolase has protein sequence MIKKISLLFAMLLVSSLSMLAQDEDAVIEAIIQEANENSQLETLGHQLMDGIGPRLVGTPQMKNAHDWAVAKYESWGIPARNEQWGEWKGWERGISHIDMVHPRVQSLRGTQLAWSPSTPKKGVTAELVVLPMVSDSLEFVNWLPNVKGKLVMISMPQPTGRPDYNWEEFATEKSFEKMKKERDELNDAWNQNMGNTGLDRRTLPVALEEAGAVGIVASYWSKGFGVNKIFGAYTKEIPTVDLELEDYGMLYRLVESGQKPQLHIVAESKELGKVPTFNTIAEIKGSEKPDEYVILSAHFDSWDGGTGATDNGTGTLVMMEAMRILKKAYPNPKRTILVGHWGSEEQGLNGSRAFVEDNPEIVDGVQAVFNQDNGTGRVVRISGGGFLQAYDYLGKWLHEVPGEITDEIETTFPGTPARGGSDYASFQAAGAPAFSLSSLSWSYWNYTWHTNRDTYDKIIFDDVRNNAILTAILAYMASEHPEKTSREKAVLPISNRTGEQLEWPTPRSPERNGGQN, from the coding sequence ATGATCAAAAAAATCTCCCTTTTATTTGCCATGCTCCTTGTATCCAGCCTATCCATGTTGGCGCAGGACGAGGATGCAGTCATTGAAGCCATAATTCAAGAAGCCAACGAAAACTCTCAATTGGAAACACTCGGCCATCAACTTATGGATGGTATTGGACCACGATTGGTAGGTACACCCCAAATGAAGAACGCTCACGATTGGGCCGTTGCCAAATACGAAAGTTGGGGAATTCCTGCACGCAACGAACAATGGGGAGAGTGGAAAGGATGGGAACGTGGAATAAGCCATATTGATATGGTGCACCCCAGAGTCCAAAGCCTAAGAGGCACCCAATTGGCCTGGAGCCCCAGTACCCCCAAAAAAGGGGTGACAGCAGAATTGGTAGTATTACCGATGGTATCCGATTCCTTGGAATTTGTGAATTGGTTGCCAAACGTAAAAGGCAAGTTGGTAATGATTTCCATGCCACAGCCCACAGGAAGACCCGATTATAACTGGGAAGAATTTGCTACAGAGAAGTCCTTTGAAAAGATGAAAAAAGAGCGTGATGAGCTAAACGATGCTTGGAACCAAAATATGGGAAATACCGGGCTGGACAGACGCACCCTTCCTGTTGCATTGGAAGAAGCGGGTGCCGTAGGCATTGTTGCTTCGTATTGGTCCAAAGGGTTTGGCGTAAACAAAATATTTGGTGCCTATACCAAGGAAATCCCAACCGTAGATTTGGAATTGGAAGACTATGGGATGTTGTATCGATTGGTGGAATCGGGACAAAAGCCTCAACTTCATATTGTAGCAGAATCCAAGGAATTGGGCAAGGTACCCACATTCAATACCATTGCGGAAATCAAAGGTTCCGAAAAACCTGATGAATATGTAATTTTATCTGCTCATTTTGATTCTTGGGACGGGGGAACCGGTGCTACCGATAACGGAACTGGAACATTGGTGATGATGGAAGCCATGCGTATTTTAAAAAAAGCCTATCCAAACCCAAAACGGACCATTCTTGTGGGACATTGGGGCAGCGAAGAGCAAGGCCTGAACGGGTCAAGAGCCTTTGTGGAGGACAACCCGGAGATTGTTGATGGTGTCCAGGCCGTTTTTAACCAAGATAATGGAACTGGTAGAGTAGTCCGAATCTCTGGTGGTGGGTTTTTACAAGCCTATGATTATTTAGGAAAGTGGTTGCATGAAGTGCCTGGAGAAATCACGGATGAGATTGAAACGACTTTCCCTGGAACACCTGCCCGCGGCGGTTCTGACTATGCTTCTTTCCAAGCAGCAGGCGCACCCGCCTTTAGTTTGAGTTCATTAAGTTGGTCCTACTGGAACTACACATGGCACACCAACAGGGACACTTATGATAAAATTATTTTTGATGATGTTAGAAACAATGCCATACTCACGGCAATTCTTGCCTATATGGCCAGCGAGCATCCCGAAAAAACATCCAGAGAAAAAGCTGTGTTGCCCATAAGCAACAGAACAGGGGAACAACTGGAGTGGCCAACACCCCGTTCTCCAGAACGCAATGGTGGTCAGAATTAA
- a CDS encoding GNAT family N-acetyltransferase, with product MDSWLRPIQLEGELVKLVPLQKSQKVDLAFAASDGNLWELWYTSVPSPKTIDSYLDIALSEQEKGNALPFAIINKKTNTIVGSTRFLNIDAKNKRVEIGATWYAKKVQRTAINTECKYLLLKYAFENLNCIAVEFRTHFHNHPSRNAILRLGAKQDGILRNHRVDAQGNLRDTVVFSILNSEWNTVKTSLEYKMKRSYLS from the coding sequence ATGGATTCTTGGTTACGTCCCATACAATTGGAAGGCGAATTGGTAAAGCTTGTCCCCCTGCAAAAATCACAGAAAGTGGATTTGGCCTTTGCCGCATCGGACGGAAATCTTTGGGAACTTTGGTACACCTCCGTACCTTCTCCCAAAACCATAGATTCCTATTTGGACATTGCCCTTTCGGAGCAAGAAAAGGGAAACGCATTGCCCTTTGCCATCATCAATAAAAAAACCAATACCATTGTGGGGAGCACCCGCTTTTTAAATATTGATGCGAAAAACAAACGAGTGGAAATCGGAGCGACCTGGTATGCCAAAAAAGTACAGCGCACCGCAATCAATACGGAGTGCAAGTACCTTTTACTAAAGTATGCCTTTGAAAATTTGAACTGCATCGCCGTGGAGTTCCGAACCCACTTCCATAACCATCCATCCAGAAATGCGATACTTCGCTTGGGAGCCAAACAAGATGGTATTTTAAGAAATCACCGAGTAGATGCGCAGGGCAACCTTCGGGACACCGTCGTATTTTCTATTTTAAACAGTGAATGGAATACCGTTAAAACCTCCTTGGAGTATAAAATGAAGAGAAGTTATTTGAGCTAG
- a CDS encoding CBS domain-containing protein: protein MAIKSFQGVRSKEENKKKYNAPILVEDYMTKKLITFSPDQSILEVMETFAKHHISGGPVVDNNGFLVGIISEADCMKQISESRYFNQPILDKSVERFMTKNVETIPHDMSIFDAAGVFDRHNRRRLPVMKNDILVGQISRKDIVIAALKLTSHSWK from the coding sequence ATGGCAATCAAAAGTTTTCAAGGCGTACGAAGCAAGGAGGAGAACAAGAAAAAGTACAATGCCCCAATTTTGGTGGAGGATTACATGACCAAAAAATTGATCACCTTTTCTCCAGACCAGTCCATTTTGGAAGTGATGGAGACTTTTGCCAAACACCATATTTCCGGTGGTCCGGTTGTGGATAACAATGGTTTTTTGGTAGGTATTATTTCCGAGGCGGATTGTATGAAGCAAATTTCGGAGAGCAGATACTTTAATCAACCTATTTTGGATAAGAGCGTTGAACGTTTTATGACCAAAAATGTGGAGACTATTCCGCACGATATGTCCATTTTTGACGCGGCAGGTGTTTTTGACAGGCACAACAGGCGTAGATTACCCGTAATGAAGAACGATATCCTCGTGGGACAGATCAGCCGAAAGGATATTGTGATTGCGGCCTTAAAACTAACTTCCCATAGTTGGAAATAA
- a CDS encoding VPS10 domain-containing protein — MKLRPLLLCAMLLALYPMDAQRRSKKSDQPSIVINDSLFPGLKWRNIGPFRGGRSVTSAGVVGQPHTYYMGTTGGGIWKTTDDGITWKNISDGFLKTGTVGDIAVSENNPNIVIAGMGEHAARGVMTSMGDGVYKSTDAGKTWKHIGLDHTRHISDVIIHPTNPDIIFIAAQGAQYGPSEDRGIYRSTNGGETWEKVLYVDDITGASSLSMDMNNPLILYAALWQHERTPWTITSGGASSGFYKSTDGGTTWDKMGKGLPKEFGKSGVSVSRANSDVVYAVIEAEGEKGGVYKSVDAGKTWKQTNKERINIARSWYYMEIYADTQDENIVYVLNAPVTKSIDGGKTFTPVPTPHGDNHDLWIHPKNNQIMVNSNDGGANVSNNGGASWSSQQYQPTSQFYRVITDNLVPYNVYGGQQDNSSVAIASRTRDGGIDWKDWYPVAGCESAYLAFDPDNPELVYGGCYQGIIEKWVKASRQAKPIKAYPELGLGNIPKDFKFRYNWNAPIISSPHDRNTIYHAGNVVFRTKDGGYSWDVVSPDLTKNEIEKQGPGSGPYTNEAAGGENYNTIMYLVESPHEEGVLYAGSDDGLVHITKNGGETWENITPPNLKEGIINSIEVSPHEPATAYITLMRYKFMDLDTYIFKTSDYGQTWTKITNGIDGEHTFARVVREDKKQKGLLYAGTETGLYVSLDDGQHWQPLQLNLPVVPINDLIIQDNDLVAATAGRAFWILDDLGAIQHSLKPVNSLQIVTPKPSYRIFNGSTDEYVPGLGQNPKSGVTFDYYLPKKLDSTELKLEVLSGGKVIRTYTNQAPKDFRSWAGGPSKPKVLPSAKGYNRFTWDFYREPSPAIENVFGFDGYGSSRVAPGTYTLRLTMGAETVETNAMVLPDPVIDATAADYAEQQSYLTQIDETLVNMHKAVNQMRTAKSQLKSYKELLKDNEKAKELLEKGDALLERINTWEENLIQPKQKTFQDVVNFSSKLNADFMHLRGFIDVPEPKVTEGAKELFRDNMAEWKTFEDEKNAIVGTGMKEYNDMFKALDIPAIILTGE, encoded by the coding sequence GTGAAACTAAGACCTCTACTTTTATGTGCCATGTTATTGGCGTTGTATCCTATGGATGCACAACGAAGAAGCAAAAAATCAGACCAACCTTCCATTGTAATAAACGATTCCCTTTTTCCGGGATTAAAATGGCGCAACATCGGCCCGTTCCGGGGTGGTCGTAGCGTTACATCAGCTGGGGTGGTGGGACAGCCCCATACCTATTATATGGGAACGACTGGAGGCGGTATCTGGAAAACTACCGATGACGGTATCACTTGGAAAAACATTTCCGACGGATTCCTTAAAACAGGAACCGTAGGGGATATTGCCGTTTCAGAAAACAATCCCAACATTGTGATAGCTGGAATGGGAGAACACGCTGCCCGTGGGGTAATGACCTCTATGGGCGATGGTGTTTACAAATCCACAGACGCTGGAAAAACATGGAAACACATTGGGTTGGACCATACACGTCACATTTCCGATGTAATTATCCACCCGACCAATCCCGACATTATTTTTATTGCGGCCCAAGGCGCCCAATATGGACCATCCGAAGACCGTGGCATTTATCGCTCCACCAACGGAGGGGAAACTTGGGAAAAAGTGCTTTATGTTGACGATATTACCGGGGCTTCGTCCCTGAGTATGGACATGAACAACCCCCTTATTTTATATGCAGCTCTATGGCAACACGAAAGAACTCCTTGGACCATTACTTCTGGAGGAGCCTCTTCGGGCTTCTATAAGTCTACCGATGGCGGAACCACATGGGACAAAATGGGCAAAGGACTTCCAAAGGAATTTGGAAAATCTGGTGTTTCTGTTTCAAGAGCAAATTCAGATGTAGTCTATGCCGTAATTGAGGCCGAAGGAGAAAAAGGCGGTGTTTATAAAAGTGTGGATGCCGGGAAAACTTGGAAACAGACCAATAAGGAGCGAATCAATATTGCACGATCTTGGTACTACATGGAGATTTATGCAGATACACAAGATGAAAACATCGTGTATGTGCTCAATGCTCCCGTGACCAAATCCATTGATGGTGGAAAAACGTTTACTCCCGTACCTACGCCCCATGGGGATAATCACGACCTCTGGATACATCCCAAAAACAACCAAATCATGGTCAACTCCAACGATGGTGGCGCCAATGTTTCCAATAACGGAGGTGCTAGCTGGAGTTCCCAACAATACCAACCAACCTCACAGTTTTACCGAGTGATCACGGATAATTTAGTACCCTACAATGTGTACGGAGGACAACAAGATAACTCTTCCGTGGCAATTGCCAGCCGTACACGCGATGGCGGTATAGATTGGAAAGACTGGTACCCGGTTGCCGGTTGCGAAAGTGCTTATTTGGCTTTTGACCCTGATAACCCCGAGCTTGTTTACGGTGGTTGTTACCAAGGAATCATTGAAAAGTGGGTGAAAGCTTCTCGTCAAGCAAAACCCATCAAAGCGTACCCGGAATTGGGTCTCGGAAATATTCCAAAGGATTTTAAGTTCCGTTATAATTGGAACGCCCCCATCATAAGCTCGCCACACGACCGTAATACCATTTACCATGCGGGCAATGTGGTGTTCCGAACCAAAGATGGTGGGTACAGTTGGGATGTGGTAAGTCCCGATTTAACCAAAAACGAAATTGAGAAGCAAGGCCCTGGAAGCGGTCCGTACACCAACGAAGCTGCCGGTGGAGAAAACTACAATACCATCATGTACTTGGTGGAATCTCCCCACGAAGAAGGCGTACTTTATGCCGGTTCGGACGACGGATTGGTTCATATTACTAAAAATGGTGGCGAAACTTGGGAAAATATTACTCCTCCGAACCTTAAAGAGGGTATCATCAACAGTATTGAAGTATCACCTCACGAGCCCGCTACGGCATACATTACGTTAATGCGATACAAGTTTATGGATTTGGACACCTACATTTTCAAAACCTCCGATTATGGTCAAACTTGGACGAAAATCACCAACGGAATTGATGGAGAACACACTTTTGCCCGAGTCGTCCGTGAGGATAAAAAGCAAAAAGGATTACTTTATGCAGGTACAGAAACGGGGCTATATGTATCTTTGGATGATGGCCAACATTGGCAACCGCTACAATTGAATTTACCTGTAGTCCCAATCAATGATTTGATTATTCAGGATAATGATTTGGTAGCCGCCACGGCAGGGAGAGCTTTTTGGATATTGGATGATTTGGGAGCCATTCAACATAGTTTGAAGCCTGTAAATTCACTACAAATTGTGACACCAAAACCATCTTACCGAATTTTTAATGGCAGCACTGACGAGTATGTACCGGGATTGGGTCAAAACCCAAAATCCGGGGTGACGTTTGATTATTACTTGCCAAAAAAATTGGATTCCACCGAACTAAAATTGGAAGTACTTTCTGGCGGTAAAGTGATCCGAACATACACCAATCAAGCACCGAAAGATTTTAGAAGCTGGGCAGGCGGACCTTCAAAACCAAAGGTTTTGCCTTCCGCCAAAGGGTATAACCGATTCACTTGGGATTTTTACCGCGAACCATCCCCTGCCATTGAAAACGTTTTTGGATTTGATGGTTATGGAAGTTCGCGTGTGGCGCCGGGCACTTACACCCTTCGGCTGACCATGGGTGCCGAAACCGTGGAAACCAATGCGATGGTATTGCCAGACCCTGTAATCGATGCCACAGCTGCTGACTATGCGGAACAGCAATCGTACTTGACCCAAATCGATGAAACCTTGGTAAACATGCACAAAGCGGTGAACCAAATGCGCACGGCCAAAAGTCAACTTAAAAGCTATAAGGAATTGCTTAAGGACAACGAAAAAGCCAAAGAGCTATTGGAGAAAGGTGATGCACTGCTGGAACGCATCAATACCTGGGAAGAGAACCTCATCCAGCCCAAGCAGAAAACTTTCCAAGATGTGGTGAACTTCAGCAGTAAGTTAAATGCTGATTTTATGCATTTGAGGGGATTTATCGATGTACCAGAACCCAAAGTAACCGAAGGTGCCAAAGAACTTTTTAGGGACAACATGGCCGAATGGAAAACTTTTGAAGATGAGAAAAATGCCATCGTGGGTACTGGCATGAAAGAATACAACGATATGTTCAAAGCATTGGACATTCCCGCTATTATTTTAACAGGAGAGTAA
- a CDS encoding phosphatase PAP2 family protein: MKLLKYLAFFLLTISVTGQELQSNKEKNLWNNFTYDVGNMFGGVGYAYSRPFHWKGNDWANFGYLTGGTLLLFTVDDELNKWKNGFNQDIPDAIMDYGHEYGSPENNYMLTGGVYLAGLFTKNEKLRRTGVLLISSATAGGFLQQVSKRIIGRARPKSGAGSATFDPLHLDRVYDYDSFPSGHAMLAFSNAYAIAKQFKSPWIKGGLYTVGMIPGLVRVLDDFHWVSDVAFSTVLSIFIVESIDKYLDSKYDEKYNDGKPKNVSWNLSFGPNTLGVSLHF, translated from the coding sequence ATGAAACTTTTAAAATACCTCGCCTTCTTTTTATTGACCATCAGCGTGACGGGTCAAGAGCTCCAGTCCAACAAAGAGAAAAACCTTTGGAACAACTTTACCTACGATGTCGGAAATATGTTTGGTGGTGTGGGTTATGCCTATTCACGCCCATTCCATTGGAAAGGTAATGACTGGGCCAATTTTGGATATTTAACCGGAGGTACTTTGCTTCTTTTTACGGTGGACGACGAGCTAAATAAATGGAAAAATGGCTTTAATCAGGATATTCCAGATGCAATTATGGATTATGGCCATGAATATGGCAGCCCCGAAAACAACTATATGCTCACGGGAGGGGTTTACCTTGCTGGACTGTTCACCAAAAATGAAAAATTGAGGCGAACGGGTGTCCTTTTGATTTCCTCAGCCACGGCCGGGGGCTTTTTACAGCAAGTGAGCAAACGGATCATTGGTAGGGCACGACCTAAGAGCGGGGCAGGTTCCGCAACCTTCGACCCATTGCACTTAGACAGGGTCTACGATTACGACTCATTTCCATCAGGCCATGCGATGTTGGCTTTTAGCAATGCCTACGCCATTGCCAAACAGTTTAAAAGTCCGTGGATTAAGGGCGGTCTTTACACCGTTGGCATGATTCCCGGTCTTGTTCGTGTGCTGGATGATTTTCACTGGGTTTCCGATGTTGCCTTCAGTACCGTGCTGAGTATTTTTATTGTGGAGTCCATAGACAAATACTTGGATTCCAAATACGATGAAAAGTACAATGATGGCAAACCCAAAAATGTAAGTTGGAATCTTTCTTTTGGACCCAACACTCTGGGCGTTTCGCTTCATTTTTAA
- a CDS encoding SIMPL domain-containing protein, which produces MKKTILFIATVLFTTTIFAQSKNFLDTPYLETQAQVDTMVTPDKIYLNIIIQEKDTKGRVSVEEQENQMAERFKTLGIDLDEQLVIKDMGSNFKKYFLRQKEVLKSKQYALVVYSGKELGDVMMALEQLDIANTTIEKTEYSKMEELELELRTRAVQKAVQKADALTKPLGQKVGMAIHIVDNSQYYPRYNQAPMMEMKAVSADMGQAQPLDIDFEKIKVETTVNVKFALSN; this is translated from the coding sequence ATGAAAAAAACAATCCTTTTTATAGCAACGGTCTTATTCACCACCACAATTTTTGCCCAATCCAAAAACTTTTTGGATACCCCTTATTTGGAAACTCAGGCCCAAGTGGATACCATGGTCACCCCTGATAAAATCTACCTGAACATCATCATTCAAGAAAAAGATACCAAAGGGCGTGTTTCTGTTGAGGAACAGGAAAACCAAATGGCAGAACGTTTTAAAACCTTGGGCATTGATTTAGATGAGCAATTGGTCATCAAGGATATGGGCAGCAACTTTAAAAAATACTTTCTGCGTCAAAAAGAAGTCCTCAAAAGCAAACAGTACGCCTTAGTCGTTTACTCAGGGAAAGAATTGGGCGATGTGATGATGGCACTGGAACAATTGGACATCGCCAACACCACTATCGAAAAAACCGAGTATTCTAAAATGGAGGAACTGGAACTGGAGCTTAGAACAAGGGCCGTGCAAAAAGCGGTGCAAAAAGCTGATGCCCTTACAAAGCCACTTGGGCAAAAAGTAGGCATGGCCATACATATTGTGGATAACTCCCAATATTATCCCAGGTACAATCAAGCCCCTATGATGGAAATGAAAGCCGTTTCTGCCGATATGGGCCAAGCGCAACCCTTGGATATCGATTTTGAAAAAATAAAAGTGGAGACCACCGTCAACGTAAAATTCGCCCTGTCCAATTAA
- a CDS encoding Dps family protein: MEAIKAKNKTFKKLGFTYLETAEIVVSLNTLLANYQVFYNKLRNFHWNIEGPDFFELHEEFEKEYNTVKVNIDIVAERIRVFGVKSNFTMKKTMELSKIKEQEKNLSALEMVREVMHDYEILHDSMLDGVNAALETGDVVTENMLTEFMTELEKRHWMFTSYLK, from the coding sequence ATGGAAGCTATTAAAGCAAAAAATAAAACTTTTAAAAAACTGGGATTTACTTATTTGGAAACTGCTGAAATTGTTGTCAGTTTAAATACATTACTGGCCAACTATCAGGTATTCTACAATAAGCTCAGAAATTTTCACTGGAACATTGAAGGACCTGATTTTTTTGAACTCCACGAAGAATTTGAAAAGGAATACAATACGGTTAAGGTAAACATTGACATCGTTGCAGAAAGAATCCGAGTATTCGGTGTAAAAAGTAATTTTACCATGAAGAAAACCATGGAACTTTCAAAAATCAAAGAGCAAGAGAAGAATCTTTCTGCTTTGGAAATGGTAAGAGAAGTGATGCACGACTACGAAATATTGCACGACAGTATGCTCGATGGCGTAAATGCAGCCCTTGAAACCGGCGATGTTGTGACAGAAAATATGTTGACCGAGTTTATGACCGAGCTAGAGAAAAGACATTGGATGTTCACATCTTACTTAAAGTAA
- a CDS encoding single-stranded DNA-binding protein encodes MNSLRNKVQLIGNLGNDPEIITLENGTKLAKFSIATNESYKNAKGEKVTDTQWHNIVAWGKLAEISEDFLSKGKEVMIEGKLTNRSYETNEGEKRYITEIKCNELLMLGK; translated from the coding sequence ATGAATTCACTTAGAAACAAAGTACAATTGATCGGCAACTTAGGAAACGACCCAGAAATCATCACCTTGGAAAATGGCACTAAACTGGCCAAGTTTTCCATTGCCACCAATGAATCCTACAAAAATGCTAAAGGCGAAAAAGTAACGGATACGCAATGGCACAATATTGTTGCATGGGGAAAGTTGGCCGAAATTTCAGAAGATTTTTTATCCAAAGGAAAAGAAGTGATGATAGAGGGCAAACTCACCAATCGCTCTTACGAAACCAACGAGGGAGAAAAAAGATACATTACCGAAATTAAATGCAACGAATTACTGATGCTTGGAAAGTAA
- a CDS encoding glycerate kinase — MKFILAPDKYKGSLTGREFCETVALGIKKVFPNAEIVNRPLADGGDGTIDVVAHYLNASKVSVMVKDPLFREITAQYLLSEDKQTAFIEMSEASGYKLLKKSEMNCMNTTSLGTGEMIADALEKGVKNIVLGIGGSATNDGGMGMATALGYSFLDADGNELEPIGRNLVNVSEINQDNVNPKLFGTKIQVACDVNNPFYGENGAAKIYGAQKGASDQDIEYLDEGLKNFAKVLKSTFDVDVQNIAGAGAAGGVGGGAVVFLNAELASGVDLVMELANFDEVLEGANWVITGEGQLDGQTFSGKTINGVVQCSKKQNVPIAAFCGSVDVTIDEMQRMGLDYTVSILNQIGNLDDAKAKTAENLELASYNFAHLLKLSKD, encoded by the coding sequence ATGAAATTTATTTTGGCACCCGATAAATATAAAGGCTCGTTAACTGGACGTGAATTTTGTGAAACCGTTGCTCTTGGTATCAAAAAAGTTTTTCCAAATGCTGAAATTGTAAATAGGCCGTTGGCCGATGGTGGTGATGGTACCATTGATGTTGTGGCTCACTATCTGAATGCATCAAAAGTGTCTGTGATGGTAAAAGACCCACTTTTTCGGGAAATCACGGCCCAATATTTACTTTCCGAAGATAAGCAAACGGCTTTCATCGAAATGTCCGAAGCATCGGGATATAAATTGCTCAAAAAGTCCGAAATGAACTGTATGAACACCACTTCCTTAGGTACTGGTGAAATGATTGCGGATGCCCTCGAAAAAGGAGTTAAAAATATTGTACTGGGCATAGGCGGTAGCGCTACCAACGATGGGGGCATGGGGATGGCGACGGCCTTGGGCTATTCGTTTTTGGATGCTGATGGAAATGAATTGGAACCTATTGGGAGGAACTTGGTAAATGTATCGGAAATCAATCAAGATAATGTGAACCCGAAGTTGTTTGGCACCAAAATACAAGTGGCCTGCGATGTCAACAATCCTTTTTATGGTGAAAATGGGGCGGCCAAAATCTATGGGGCACAAAAAGGTGCTTCCGATCAGGATATTGAGTATTTGGATGAGGGATTGAAAAATTTTGCCAAGGTGTTAAAGTCCACTTTTGATGTTGACGTCCAAAATATTGCTGGTGCAGGTGCTGCTGGCGGTGTTGGAGGTGGCGCTGTGGTTTTTTTGAATGCTGAACTGGCGTCTGGTGTTGATTTGGTGATGGAACTCGCCAATTTTGATGAAGTTTTGGAAGGTGCCAACTGGGTAATCACGGGAGAGGGACAGTTGGATGGACAGACGTTCTCGGGAAAAACCATCAACGGGGTGGTGCAATGCTCCAAAAAACAAAATGTTCCCATTGCGGCCTTCTGTGGTTCCGTTGATGTTACCATTGATGAAATGCAACGAATGGGATTGGATTATACCGTTTCCATTCTCAATCAAATAGGAAACTTGGACGATGCGAAGGCAAAGACTGCCGAAAACCTGGAGCTGGCCAGTTACAATTTTGCGCACTTGTTGAAACTGAGTAAGGACTAG